AGGACGACTCTCAGAAAACCATTTTAACAAATTACAGATAAAGCATCGTGAGAGATTAACAGCGGTAACTAATAAAATAACAACTGTAGCCGGCAAGGTGGCACATACCTTCCATCCCAGCCActcgggaggtagaagcaagcagatctctgaattccaggacagcctggcctacaaagtcagttccaggacagccagggctgttacacagagaaaccttgtctctaaaacaatgaaaacaaatggaaaaaccaACTATAACAATGTAAACTGTGTAATAAAATTACATGgttctcctctctgtctcaaaatacctAATTGTCATACACTACTTCGGCCAGTGATAATGTTCGATATCTGTAGAAGTACTTAATGGCGTTTCTAGTCTATCCAGATTGTTAGAATCGCTTTATTTTGAGGCTGTTACTAAGTAGAGCCAGGGTTGTTTGAGCACAAGCACTGACACTGTCATAGGTTGTGATAACCAAGTCACCATTGACTGACAGGCAGGATAGTCTACAATGTAAATGGAGGGATGCTGCCGTGAAACAGGGCAGCAGATTTCACACAGCCTGCATGCATGGTACATGTTTGTTTGTGGGATTTCCCATTGGTCCATGGTTGGCGGTGAATaactgaaaccacacaaacactgagGAAGGGGGACCTACAACTCTGTGCCTCCTAACCAAAAAGGTGTCCTACATTTTTTTATACTGAGCAGGCATTATATAAGGAATCCATTAAGGGTTCATGTTGGATGCCTAAGACATGTTAGGGGTGACAAGATATTGGGCCTAGGTTTCATACAGCTCTTCTTCTGTGGATGAGGTGTAAGGACAGAATGTTATCACCTCACTTGAGCTAAATGAAAAGGCAGAGAACAGTGCCAGAGGACCATCAGATCTTACAAGACTGTTTTTTTCTTAGCTGCATGGTACATGCACATGAGTATGCAATGTATGTGCATACAGAGGCCGGAACAGGATGCCAGGTGCCTTCCTTTGCTGCTCTGTGCGACgttgccttgagacagggtctcactgaagtGGTAGCTCACCGTCCCGTTAGGCTGGCTTGCCAGCGAGCTCCTGAGATCTGCTTGTCTGCAGCCCCCGAAACTGGAATAACAAACATGTTGCCAAGACTGGGCTTTATGTGAGtggtggggatttgaactcagatcctcatgtttatAGAACtactgttcttaaccactaaggtATCTCCACATCCCTTAAGACATTagaaatattgttttttattagttttcatGGCAATCAGAACAACTTAaggtgttggttctctcctttcaccatgtgaggTTGAGCTTGGACCAGCAGGGACCTTTGCTCACTGAGGCCCTTTTGTAAGATTTTGTTATGGTTTCCTCTTTTGAGATGGTGACTTAACTGTAACTCTggatgcctggaactcactttgtagacctggctgattttgaagtcacagagatccatgtgcttctgcctccctagtgctgggactaaaggcgtgggATTCTGAAAGGATTTCTCTGAAGACATGCAGTCTGGGAAGGTCTGACAAGTACCAGAGTAGTTCATTGCTCCTCTCCTGTGTGCAGACAGCCCTTAAAACCTTCAGAGAGAACTGTGCTTAAGGTCTAGGTCTACTGCTTTGAAGCTATATAATCTTGGACTTACCTGAGATCAGTTTCCTCATCAGCAAAATGGGCACAAGGAGTGAGTGACGGGTGAATTAAATGGGATGAATGAGTAACTTGCTAAATGGAGACCAGTTCATCAGGCATGCCGTGAGTCAGTCCACTGCTATTGTCACGTGAGTAGATTTACAAAAAGTGGTAAGATGTGGCTGAGAGAACAAGAAACTGAATGCACTTTGTACTGACTCAGCCAGTGTGTGGGGCCATTGTGCCAGAGTTGCCCGTTTCTGGGATTCAGTCCCACACTGTCACTATAGCCAGTTTCTCACCCAGGACAAACCCTGACTTCCTCTGGGTTGGCACTCTCCTCTGCTTTGGAAAGGCCAAGAACTCTgatttgttatttctctgttaccccccccacccccccaagttTCCTTTGCTTTAGGGTTGACCTCCTGGGGCTCGTTTCTAGTGAATTTCCCTCTCTAGTTTAGCTGCCCTGTCCAGCTCCTGTCTTGCTTTATTTCATTCTGTTGTGGGTCAGTTACAGTAAAGTCATGCTTCCTGTTCTGTAATTTGCTCTGTAATTTGTTCTGTAATTGTACTGGCTCACAGCTCTTCTGTCTACTAAGGTATTGCATTGACGACCCACCCCTGGGTCTCAGCTCAGCATAGGTTCACTGCTCAGTTAatgcttaactttttttttttttttttctttttgggagctggggacccaacagggccttgcacttgctaggcaagcgctctaccactgagctaaatcccagccccaatgCTTAACTTTTAAActgtttcatttctgtgtatATACTACatggatttattttgtgtgtgtgaaggggacaCCCATCCATGTAGAAGTAAGAAGATAACTTGGGAGTCAGTGTTGTCCACcatgtgaattgaactcaggttggcaggcttgGCCTTAACCATGAGCCTCTCACTGACCCTTTTGTTGTTTACTGCAGTGGACAGGGGCTCACTGTATTGtgcaggctgaccttggacttaatcttcctcatcctccccaatacaagaatgaccttgaactattAATTTGTTTACCCCTCAGATACTGGGTTTACATGCTGTGTGACTCTTCCTTATTTAGATAGAGCGATACTCGTCCTTGAAACACAGTCAGGAGGAGGCCCTTCTAGGGCTTTCTCACCCCTGCCTCTAACCTCACTTACCATAGATTTAATGCCTTTATTTCTGTGGCCTCTGTCTGCATCGTGTATTACCTCTGAAAGGAAGTGCCTGTGTCAGCTTTTTCCTTGTCAACCCACTTACTGACTTTGACTTACTTCTCCACATCAGCTTATTGTCACTGTGGGCTAATCTGGTTTGGCTATTCCAAACCCATCCCAGCCTCATgacggtttctctgtgtggccttcgatgccctggaactcacagaaatccagatgcctctgggattagaggcctgcaGCACCATCACCAGCTTCTTTCAGAGAGTTGTCTATTTTATGTATTAGATGTTTTAACTGCACATCAGAAAAGGTCATCTGATCCCATGAAATTAGTTAtatatggctgtgagccaccatgtggttgctgggaattgaactcaggacctctgaaagagcagccaatgctcttaaccactgagccatctccccagccccttttcacttttggtttttaaagacagtcttATTCTAGCCGAGACTGCCCTTGAAATTCAGCAGTctttcttgcctcagtctcccaggtaTTGGATTACAGACAAGGGTGATCATTTCCAGAGCTAGCTTATTATCTAAGcttttctctctcagtctccagctagaaccagtaagccagcctgTCCAAAATAAAGGCCCTTTAGGGGATAGGCGGTGGCCAGATGCCAAGATTTCTGGCAGAAGATGAGGGTGTGGCTACAGTATACTCAAAAGCCTAGTTTCTTTGAAATCCAAGAACTGTTGCAGTCACAGGCATTGGGTTTAAAATGCCTTTGTCTCTTACCTCTTCAGCCACATGCTTACCCCCAAGACACATTTGCTCTCCAGTCCTGAGACATGGACATGAGTAGCAGATGTAAAGCAGACTTCCCCACTCCTGGTCCTTCCCTCTACTCATGAGAAACCCATTCTACCCCTAGCCACAAACCAAACCTGTGAAGCCTGtacaccccaccctcacctcagCCACTGCCCACAGGACACCAGTGATTCCACCAAACACCAGTGTACTTCTTACACCAGTCTGTTTCACTCCTTGGAAGCAGTCCCTGCATCATCCCACACTcactcaccccccaccccatcctttcTGTTCATTGTGTTCAATTTCTGCATCAGCTCAATACATCCTGGGTCAGATGCTTCCCTGGGGGTGGGAATGGGCGTCATAAGTCATCAGGATGGACTCCATTCCCATTGCTGTTCTTAGCCCCTAGTAGATGACAACCTGGAGGCAAAGGTATCCGGTTTACCTCTTCACTGAGTCAGTAGCAAGCAGTAGAAGTTCATAAATGGCCCGCTCTTGGGAATTGATGCAGAGAGCAGACggtgtttttatttgctttattagGCCAAAAGCAATTAACTGTCTGTCCCCTGACCAGCCTTCAGCTGGAGCTTCGTTGAGACTCATGACTGGTTTAGGTCTTGTTTAGGGTGGCATTAACAGCCATTGACTTCTTCAAGGAGGTGGAGAGAAATTCTGTGTGTTTTAACTGGAGAATGAGCGAGTGTAGTGGTGTGcttcttaatcccagcactcgggaggtagagaccTCTTATGagcttgaggtcagcttggtctacacatagatttccaggccagccaaggctacatagtgagaccctatttcaacaacaacaaaaaaaaaggtagaTTGGAGAATTGGGGCAGTGCTAGGATTGGAACTCAAAGTTGAGTGTGCTAGACAAGTGTTCTGCCATTGAGACCCCTGCCCCctgctttaaatgttttatttcacacTTTTGGCTAAGACTAGTTGTTCCTTCCTTAAATCTCCAGCTTAGTTGGATAGGCAGCTCCACTTAAGGTCTAGACATTTTTATGTGTTATTTCCTTCACTCCTCCAGCCCTAATAACTATCAGAGTCCCCCTGTTTTATATGCATGAGCTGCAGCCCCTCTGGAAAGACTTACCCTAACTCTCATGGTGATGAAGTAGACAGACTGGGCCTGTCTTCCTAAGCTTGGAACTTCTGAGGGTCAGCCCCTGCTtgggcagggtggggagacagcACACAAAGAATAAACTGAACATGGTGGGGTGAGGGAAAGAACCTGTGGCCTCGGAGCTTTcagtctgtgtttggtgtttttccCCCTCACTCCAGATTCTGCCTGATCAATGCAGGAGTCCTGTATCTCTACTTCAGCAACTACCTACAGATCGACGAGGAAGAGTACGGTGGTACATGGGAGCTCACCAAAGAAGGGTTTATGACGTCAtttgccttgttcatggtatGTGCAGCTGGTAGTCTTACAACTGTTCCTGTTCATCTTACGGGATGTCAGGTCACTCAGAGAAAACACTAGTTGACCTGTGCTATGTGGTTGGGCTACTGTTCTTTTCAGTGGCCTCTCAAGCAGAATCCTCCAAAAGATGTGGTCTAGGGTGCTGTACAGTTGTGCAAATCCAGGGCCCACTGTTAACTACATGTTAGAAACTGGGAAATGTTTTGGTACatatttttggagctgggtgtGGCTGTTCACAATTGTAACCCCAGCAAGTGAATTACAAATTTGAGTTCAGACTGAGCTATACATAGAGACCTTAtcctcaaaagaaaggaaaaagccaagAATGTAGATATGTGCATATGAAACATATCCATTATTCATAATAGGGAGAAGTAAACCACTCAGATGGCGGTCATCTGAAGTGTAAAGTGTTTTCTAGCCATGCAGTAAAATAATTGTCTGTGGTCCTGCAGTATAGGTGAACCTTGAAAACATTATGCCAAATGGAAGAATCTAGACATAAAAGGCTACATGGTTCCCCTtagtaaaatatccaaaaaacacAAGGCCATGAGGCAGAAAGTAGGTTAATGGTTGTCAGTACttgaagggagagagatgggaagtAAGTGACCATGGAACAGACCTTTTCTTGGATGGTTTGGAATTTGCGAACATCCTAAAGACCTCAGAGTTGTGTATTGCCATCTtcatgtgggggaggggcctgCATTAACCATCCGGTGACGACATGAATATTGCTTGTGTCTCCCATAGGTCATTTGGATCATCTTTTACACGGCCATCCACTATGACTGATGGCATTTGCTCCCGTCCCTTCTGTCCAGTCCAAAGGACCCTTTTATTACAGCACAGATACATGCTTATTGGGGCACTCCTGCTGTGTGGAACCGAGAAGACCCACGTCTCCTGGACTTAGAATCAGCGTGTTGGGCATCAGTGTTTTCCTGCAAGGGTTGTGAAACTTTTTAAAGAACCATCCGCCTTTGGGGAAGCATTTCTGAGTTTGTCCATTGTCAACAATCTGTCCTTGGATACCATCATGTAACAGCTGTTTGCCAAGTGGAGCCGCTGTTGAATCTGATGCGCCTCTGGATCCGGATGAAACATTGTCTTCCTTGGTTCTCCGTCAGGTGTACAGTTTTTAAACCATCACTGCATCTCAAGTCTTCTGAAAACACCATGTGCGTGGTCCATGGTACAATACAAGCAGCCATCTACTAAGTTCCATTGTAGGATGTTTTCAGATACttgaataaacaaatctttaactGAAAGTGTGTTGGCATGCCTCGCAAACTAAAGCCTTGCTTACCTACTGACCATACCCTCAGACCCTAGGAGGAGTGTGTAGCATGGcccctgctttcttccttcttccccctcctcccacagcagcagtagcagccaGATTCTCTCTTTTGGCTGGAGTTGGTGAAGGTTATTGCCTTGGTTTTGGCATTTCGGAGAGGGTCCACCACCTGATGTCCTGACCCAGCACTTAGGTGACTGGTCTAGATTGAGATTTAAACGGTGTCATTTTGTGTTTGACCACCAGATGGCAGGACTGGTGTACAGGGAAGACCTGGCCGAGTTTGGATGAACACTTGAGCTTGGCTGAAAGGACTTGGGCGATCAGGGGAAGGTCTGGATTGTCAGTCTTCCTGTGGTGTGGGAATTAGGTGGTCTGCTGTGCTAAAGCCATCAAGGGTTCTGCTTGTTTTTGCAATCCGACCATTCTACTGTCTCAAATGTGTTTGCATGCTGAATGAGACTTGTGGATTTCcctaatattttttctctctatGGTAGTGAGGATCTCTCTCCATTTTAGTAGGGCTGGTTAGCTGTTGTACTGGACATTCCTCTCAGGAAGTGACTTACCAGACCTCGGAAGTATCTTGCTTTCCGTACAGGCCTGGCCCTGCTTTGAACTGTGCTGCACACAAACTAGAACTTATAGGCAGGGATGAGGCCTTGGAAGATCCAGGCTTATCAGAAGGTCCAGGTGAGGCCCTGAAtgtgtgtccccacccccaccatctgCTTTCACAGCCTTGCCTCTGGGGAGCTTTGTCAGGGTCAGCCAAGTTAGAGTTCTAGGTGCCACTGCCTTGGTTCCCTTTAGCTTCCAGCTTCAGGACTAGGCATCGTCCAAGGAGGTCTCCTCAGTCAGGCTGATGTAGGAACTGAGGGATTCCCGGAGGCCCTCACTGAGAAGAGAGGCCTCCCCACTGGCAGGTGCGTCCAAAAACAGGAGGCTCCTGGGGACGGGGAAAAGCAGGGAAAGGAGTCACTTCCCCTATGCTTGCCACAGATCACTACCCTGAACAGCACCACGTCACTGACAAACTCAGGCTCCTCATCTCTTAACTGATCTTACTCCATCTTGACCACATTCTGGACcatgctcacccacccactctacCCTGGCTTCCCTGAGTTCCGGGCCTCCCTTTCCCTTGGCATTGCCTTGTCCTCTCTACTACTCAAGGTTGGGCTGGATTCTAGAAGTGTCCCTGAATGTAGCAGACCCATTATGGGTTGtgagtctatttctttttcttttcttttttttttttttttttcttttttctttttttcggagctggggactgaacccagggccttgcgcttgctaggcaagcgctctaccactgagctaaatccccaaccccttttttttttttttttttaactatttatttttatgtataagagAACAAcggcaccagaagagggcagcagaccccattacagatggttgtgagccaccgtgtggttgccgggatttgaactcaggatctctggaagagcagtcagtgctctcaaccactgagccatctctccagcccgtgagtCTATTTCTTATTCTGCCTTTATGTTCCAAATATCCCCCTTACCTGTCTAGCTTTTTCCAATTCAGTGATGATGTTGGCACAGTCACAGGTAGAGGTGTATCTTTGCCAGGTAGCGGCCCAAGCTTCTGCAGGACACAGGGCTCCCTGAGGGCACAGCAGATGCCATCTGCTAGCTCTATGGAAGAGATCCAAACCCAAAGGCACATTGAGGGCATGGTCGCCAAAAAGTAATAAGAAGCGAAGTCTCAAGCTATGGGTCTCATAAAGGCTGAGATGTTAAGAGGTCATCTGGGGCAAAGTTATGGATACTTAGTTCAGTGTAAAACTGAGAAGACCAAGTAGGGAGTGGTCAGGCTGACATCCATCATATCTACTGTGCAGAACCACCTTGTAGGAAACCCCAAGTCAACTTTCTCAAGAGGTGTCCCCcttacacacatcacacacacacacacacacacacacacacacacacacacacacacacacacacactgccaatAAGGTTTTCCCTTTGTCTCCTTGACACCAGAAATGCTAGTGATCGCATTGCGCCCAGGGACAGCACAGTCTGGCTCCTGTGGGAAGAACCCAGCATCAGGGGACATTGATTTGGAATCACTGTTGCCTGGGAGATTCTGGCCAAGCTCACAGTTGGCCTGTAGGACTTAGTCAGCATGGGACGGAGGCAGCTTCCACCCAAATCTCAGTACAAGGGCTGTGTAAGGATGGAGAGGAGACGCCTCCTCTGTCTATATAGCTCCTCCAGCAGGCCAAGCATCCAGGGGCACAACTGGCTACCTCCTAGGCCCCCTCATCCAGTCTGCAGTGGAGGCAAAATGTTAGCCATACCAGAGTAATGTTCCACCAGGGCGTGGAGTGAGGGGAAGGTGAGGCGAGGTGAGATGTACAGCCAGCCGTTGTCAAGACGCTGTATCCTGTAGTGTCTGATCCGGTCCCAAGAAGCAGGGCGGCTGAGGCGGATGGACAGGGAATAGCagcctgaggaggaaagggtccagGGTGGCTCTGAGGTCCTGCTAGAGACCCAGCCCTGCCTAGGttggaagaaggagaaagccatAGCCACGGCCCAGTCTTCAGGAGGATGCTGGAGTCTAAGGCAGCATCTGTTAGTTGTAATGGATAGGATTCTGTGCTCCTTGGAACGGGTGAGGTGTGAGTGAGCATTAAATGTTGGTTGTGTGGATAAAGACTCaggtgctggggctggggatttagctcagtggtagagcgcttacctaggaagcgcaaggccctgggttcggtccccagctccgaaaaaaagaaccaaaaaaaaaagactcaggtGCTGCAGGGTTGGAATGAGAAAGTAAGTAGATGTCACTATGGCCAGAGAGAAATTCATGGAAAGTTTGGTGTTAACAGTTGAGTTCTACCTTCACACCTAGCAGAGCTCTTCATAGATACCACACTCACAGCCTGTTTGGGCCCCAGAGCACAATAAAGTGCAGAGGTTGTACTCGGTGGTAAAGCGTTGGCCTAGTGTGCACACTACTTTGTGTTAGGAAATTCCCCACTACCTCGCACAGAGTAGAACAATGCCTTACACAGAACACAATGCTAAGTATGTAGCAGAGAGTGCTGGGACACTCCTGTAACCCAAGGACtcggaaggtggaggcaggagaatagagTTCAAGGCCCTTCTTGACTACATGGTAAACTTGAAGCCAACCTGAGCTATCTGAGaccagactgtctcaaaagaagcaaCAAGTCACGGAGTCACTCTGCCTAACTCAGCAACTTCAAAACCGGCATCGGGGGCTGCAGGGGACATTCACTCGGCAAGGTTGTGGAGAGAGGCAgtggctcaaggccagcctagttgaTATATTGAGGTCTAGGCGGGGtggggctgcatagtgagactgtctctaaaatgaaaactttagcCATTCCTGAGGAACTGCATTCTCCCAGTTCTATGACACCTGTTTTATAAATCAGACTGCCTAGGTTTCAGTCTCTCATGGAGCCGCATTCTGTAGAACCCCTGCCACCCACACCCAGCAGCCCTGTTGCTAAGGCACACCATCTGGCACGCaggtcttttttttgtttgtttggttttgttttgttttgagacagtgtttctctgtgcagctctggctgtcctggaactttgtctgtagaccaagctggccttgaactcaaagatctgtctgcttctgcctctctagtgccgggattaaaggagTGAAGGGGGTTAATGTTTATCCTGATCTCCACACTGTGAGCATTTAGGTAGTGAACTCTGGCACACGGCGAGCACCCCTAAGTATTGTCCGTACTCTGGCTATGTTCCTGCTGttcctttgtggtggtttgaatatggatGGTCCCCATGGTCTCATATTTGAATGCGTGGTCattagggaatggcactgttacaAGGTGTGCTTGTTGGGCTagttatggccttgttgaaggaagtgtcacTATGAGGTCTCAGATGtttaagccaggcccagtgtctctcttccctgctgacccggatgtagaactctcggctacctctccagcatcacatctgcCTCCGGGCCACATGCTTCCTTCCCGCCATGACAATGGTGTACAAATCGTCTGCACTTGGAAGCCAGCGCCAGTCAAACACTTTCCTTTAGTAAGAGTTGCCACGGTCACGGCGCCccctcacagcagtagaactcTAAGACACCCTTCTCTGCGGACCCTTCTCTCTCCTGCACAATGCACACCTGCCTTCTAAGGAAAGAAGTCTTCCTAAGGATGGTTCTGGGATATCCTGCCAACTTCCCATCTTCATAGCCGTCCATCCCTGAGCTCCAAACTCTGGAGTCACTGACTGCTTCCTCTCACACTATCTTGATTTGGATCTGGAATGCCTTCCCAAAGCCCCCGAGGTGAAGGCCTGGCACCAGGGCAGTAGTGTTCAGAGGTGAGGCCTTTGGGTGGTGATGGGATGATGAAGGCTTGGGCTTTTCCCAGCAAGCTTTTCTGTTCTCTGACTGTTACAAAGCACGCGCCTTTTCTCCCTAGGCGACTGCCAGCAGACACCTATTAAACAAGGAGCCAAGACAAACCTTTTTCCCTGTGAGCCCTGTGATTTTTGACACAGCACCAAAAGTTAGCAGGGCCCTCCTGGCTATATACAGAGCACGCCAGGAATCTGACTACCTCTCAACCAGACAGAG
The DNA window shown above is from Rattus rattus isolate New Zealand chromosome 5, Rrattus_CSIRO_v1, whole genome shotgun sequence and carries:
- the Sla2 gene encoding src-like-adapter 2 isoform X2 — translated: MMGSLPSRGKNSSPSSSSSSSGPGPEPVSIQAERQKVSAVALGSFPAGEQARLSLRVGEPLTIISEDGDWWTVQSEVSGREYHIPSVYVAKISHGWLYEGLSREKAEELLLLPGNPGGAFLIRESQTRRGCYSLSIRLSRPASWDRIRHYRIQRLDNGWLYISPRLTFPSLHALVEHYSELADGICCALREPCVLQKLGPLPGKDTPLPVTVPTSSLNWKKLDRSLLFLDAPASGEASLLSEGLRESLSSYISLTEETSLDDA